The DNA segment CATGTTCGCCGCGCGCCGGTTCAAGCGGATTGGGGTAGTCGCGCGGCAAAAACCACCAAGCGACAAGCAATCCGCCGCCCAATGCAGCCCCGGTTGCCAACCCGCGCCGAGTGATCTGCATGGCTTACACAGCCCCCGATTTCATCCAGCGGTCTAGCCGCTCGGCAATCGCAACAAACGGGGCCGCGCCTTCTCCGTCTAGAGAAGCAGGCGGTTGTCCCGCATCGCCCGCTTTACGTGTTTCCATGGTCAGTGGGATCCGGCCCAGGAATGGAATCTCTAGCGCCTTTGCAAATTTCTCCACGCCGCCTTGACCGAACGGGTCGCTAACCTCACCGCAATGAGGACAAGCATACCCGGCCATATTCTCAACCAAACCAATGATGGGTACTTCGCCGTCTTCAAACAACTGACCCGCGCGCGCGGCATCCAACAAAGCCAAATCTTGAGGGGTTGAGACCAGAACAGCGCCGTCGGGTTTGCTGTCTGACATCATCGAAATTTGCACATCGCCTGTGCCCGGCGGCAAGTCGATTAAGAGCAATTCAGTGTCATCCCAAACCGCGTCTACCAATTGACCAAGCGCTTTACCGGCCATGGGCCCGCGCCACGCAAGCGCTTTGCCCGGGGGTACAACATTGCCCATCGACAACACTTTGACGCCATGTGGGCTATCGATTGCGACAAGTTTGTCGCCTTGGTTCATCGGCTGTTCGCGATCCGTGGCCAGCAACCGCGGCTGTGAGGGGCCGTAAATATCGCCGTCAATTACGCCGACTTTGCGACCCATTTTGGCCAAAGCCACCGCCAGATTCGCCGTGAGAGTTGATTTTCCCACTCCGCCTTTGCCCGATCCCACGGCAATGATCATCCGCCGACGGCGGTCTGCGATCAAGGCTATCCGTGCTTCGTTCACATCCACCAGACCGCCCTGATCATTCTCGACCAAGGCGTTTTGAATCAGTTTTTCCAGCTCCTCGCGGGCTTTTGCGCCCAAATCACCGGCCTCAGCGACGATCACCGCGCGTTGATCAACAATGCGAGCGGAGCGAATCCTTCCTGAAATCTCAATCGGCAATGCAGCGCGGATCAATGCATCGTCCTTCGCAGCATCACGGGGCGGAGTGTCAGAGGACTGATTTTTATGGGAATCTTGAGTCATTATATCCGCAGAATTGTCGGTGTTGCAGGTCGCATTATGCCCCTACCACCAATTTCGCGGCAATTTCACACCAATTTCATTATTGCGACCCCTGTTTTTCCTCAGATTGCGTTCCTATAAGAGTAGGATGCGAATGTTTGATGGTTTTAAACACAATGTCGGGCTGGCTATGGCCGGTAAGAAAAACCCATGGGGTAAACCCACAAGCGGCGGCGGCGGCGATGATGGCGGCGGCGGCGATGATGGCGAAGGCGGGGGAGCATCTGGAAGTGATGATGGTCCTCGCAATCCTTGGCTACCGGGGGGCAGCAGCCAAAAACCGGGCGGGCGCCGCTCGGCCAATATAGAAGACATTTTTAAGAATAAGGGCCCCGAGGGCCCCAGCCGTTCTGGCGGCGGTGGCGGACCCGGCTTTCAAATGCCTGAACTTCCAGGTGGACGCAGTTGGACCCCAATACTGATTTTTGGTGCCGTGATTTTGTGGTGGCTGTTCACTGGATTGCACTTGATCCAGCCGCGCGAAAACGCCGTAGTCAAACGGTTGGGCGAATTTCACCGGACATTGGAACCTGGCTTTCATATGTCGTTCCCCTTCCCGATTGAGACTGTTGATGTCGAAGACGTCGAGGGCGTTCGCGCCGTGAACATTCCCGATGGAAGTGGAGAGAAACTGATTCTAACCGGGGATCAAAACCTCGTCGATCTCAGCTACATCGTCCGCTGGCGGATCAAC comes from the Erythrobacter sp. Alg231-14 genome and includes:
- the hflK gene encoding protease modulator HflK, yielding MRMFDGFKHNVGLAMAGKKNPWGKPTSGGGGDDGGGGDDGEGGGASGSDDGPRNPWLPGGSSQKPGGRRSANIEDIFKNKGPEGPSRSGGGGGPGFQMPELPGGRSWTPILIFGAVILWWLFTGLHLIQPRENAVVKRLGEFHRTLEPGFHMSFPFPIETVDVEDVEGVRAVNIPDGSGEKLILTGDQNLVDLSYIVRWRINNLSDFKFKLAEPVQTVNEVAEAAMRASVAEKTLDDTFSGQGRSEIQQAVRERMQETLDAYQAGIQVVGVEIAKADPPSEVVEAFRDVSVAEQNADRNRNQAQGYAQQTLATAEGEAEAFSKVYEQYRLAPGVTRQRLYYETMERVLAQTDKTIVEAEGVTPYLPLPEIRRRANAAQPAPAAPTQAGGQ
- a CDS encoding P-loop NTPase, translating into MTQDSHKNQSSDTPPRDAAKDDALIRAALPIEISGRIRSARIVDQRAVIVAEAGDLGAKAREELEKLIQNALVENDQGGLVDVNEARIALIADRRRRMIIAVGSGKGGVGKSTLTANLAVALAKMGRKVGVIDGDIYGPSQPRLLATDREQPMNQGDKLVAIDSPHGVKVLSMGNVVPPGKALAWRGPMAGKALGQLVDAVWDDTELLLIDLPPGTGDVQISMMSDSKPDGAVLVSTPQDLALLDAARAGQLFEDGEVPIIGLVENMAGYACPHCGEVSDPFGQGGVEKFAKALEIPFLGRIPLTMETRKAGDAGQPPASLDGEGAAPFVAIAERLDRWMKSGAV